AAAAATATGATTTCCAACAGCATTGCTGCTGCCAGCGCCAGCAATGCTGCCGGTGGCAGCAAGACTACCAAGGGAAATCAAATCCACCGCCTGGCGCATAAGCTGGGGGATCAGCACCTGGGCGGCATCTACCAAGAGGAGACAGAGAAAACCCAGGATATACTGCCTGCGGTACCGGGCAAGGTAGGGAAGAATGGTTTTGTATTCCCAGAGGGATGTCCTATTCTTCGGTATCGCTGTCATCTTCATCCTGTATTCTTTTTGGAGGGGCCATCGTATTCTTCTTAACATCCGCTTCAAGCTTGGCAGTCCAAATATCCAGTTTTTTCTTGGTCATCTCCGTCTCTTCCCTGGGTCCCAGGACGCTGTAGAGCCTGCGAAGGGCCGAAAGAAAATGTATCCCCATATTAAAATCTTCAACATTCTTTGTGGATAATTCGTATTTTTCCCGGTACCGGTCCGCCGTCTGGGCCAACAGTTTCTTTATCAAGCGCAGATGGTATACCGTGGGTTCATATTCCGGAGAGCGGGGATCCGTATTGACCACCGCCTTTTTCAAATCCATGATATTTTTTGCCACCGTCGCAAAACGCCCCTCAAGTTCAACGAAGGACCACCGCCATTTTGTATTATCCCCATAGGCATCTTCCACAAGCTGGAGCGCAAGCCCAATCTTGCGGACAAGCAGGTAACGGGCAGCGGCATCCAGAGGAGCGATCCCGGCGAGTTTTTCCTCGTAATCCGAGAAGGGGGCGTCAACATGATTACTCACCACCCTTTCCAGGTAGATGATACATTTGTAAAGAGATTTTCGGGCGTTGTTGAGGGCTTCCTCGTTTTTTGCGCCCAGTACAACCTGGGAAATGCCGTTCACAATAATATAGTTAGAAGTAAGGCTGAGCATATCCTCAGCAAGGGCGACCCGTTTCATACCCGCTTCCTCGCTATCCTGACGGATCTGGGACATGGTTTCCTTTTCCCGGCTCAGGAGTTTATTAATAGCCTCGTTAAAACCACCGATCCGTTCCAAATACCGGCGCAGTTCAATGCTGGAAGTCTTCGCCATTGTATCCTCATTTCTTGTATTTCTTCAGCAATTCATCCGCATGGGCCAGGGCTGCCGCACCCCCGGCGTCTCCCGCCAGCATCCTGGCAATTTCCCCCCGGAGCGTATCGGCGGCCAGCACTGAAATTACGGTGGTGGTCCTGCCTCCCCCGGTCTTTTTCTCAACCTTCAGATGATTATCCGCCCGAACGGCGATGCTGGCAAGATGGGTTACACAGAAAATTTGTTTAATGCCGCCGATCTTCCGGAGGTAGTCCCCCACCGCCAGGGCAACCTCTCCTCCTATACCGGTGTCGATCTCATCGAAAACCAGGGTTTCCTGAGAATCGGAGATTCTCTTCGAATCAGAGATTCGCTGCGAATCGGAGACAGCCCCGGTATGTTCCCCGGTAAGCGCCGTTTTGATTGCCAGCATCACCCGGGAAAGTTCCCCCCCGGAGGCGATACGGGACAGATCCTTTAAAGGCTCCCCGGCATTGGCGGAGATGAGAAATTCTACATCCTCCGCGCCCCAGGGACCGATTACCATGGATGTCTTTTGCTGCTCTTGCCCCCGGTTATTCACCCCTACCTCAAAACAAGCGTTGGGCATACCAAGGCTCTTGAGGATAACACTGATCCTATCCCCCAGTTTAGCCGCGGCGGAACGTCGTTTTGCACCCAGTGCCGAGGCCCGGCCGGCAAGGTCCTTTTCCAGAAGGGCAATTTCCGCGCCCAGTTTTCCCCGGTTTTCCTCGGCATTGGAAAGGGCGTCAATCTCCGCCTCCGCAGCATTCCTGTAGGCCAGTATGCCGTCTTCCTCGGCCCCGGAAGCCGCCCCCCCCCCGTATTTCTTCCGCAGCCGGTACAGCAGGGCGAGCCGTTCCTCCACTTCCTCCAGCCGGCCCGGTTCGTAGCGAAGCACATCACGGTAGGAGCGGAATTCCTCCGCCAGATCCTCCGCCTCGTAGTAGAGATTCTCCATACGCTGCTGCATGGCCGAAAGTTCCCCATCAATGGTGGCGGCATTATCCATTGCCGTACGGACACGCCGGCCTAGGGACAACACCGAAGGTTCATCTTCAAACAGGGCGGCGGCGGCGGTATTTACCTGCCCCGCTAATTTTTCAAAGGAAGCCAGCCGTTTGGATTCGGTCTCCAGTTCCCGGCTCTCCCCGTTTTTCACCGCCGCCTTGTCGATTTCTTCAATAGAGTAACGAAGTATCTCCAGCCGGGCGTCCCGGTCCCGCTCATTGGCGGCGGATGTTTCCAGGGTCCTCTTTTTATCCGCCAGGTTCAGGAATATTCCGTTAAACTGGGCGGCCTCGTTCTCAAGACCGGCGAAGCGGTCCAGATATTTTCGATGTATTTCCTTATGCAGCAAGGATTCGTGGGAATGCTGACCGTGGAGATCAAAGAGGAGGCCCATACATTGTTCCAGATCATTCCGGCTAAGGGGCGCATCCTGTATATATATTGAAGAACGCCCCGAAGTTTTTATATTCCGCCGGACGATGATACGCCCATCCTCTGCTGCAATATCCCGGCTTGCAAGCCAGTCCAGCACATCCCGGTTATCCTCCCGAATGGAAACCACCGCCGATACCGAAGCCTCCTCGCTGCCGGTGCGGATCACCGAAATATCCGCCTTGGCGCCCAGGAGAAAACTCAGGGCGCCCACAATGATGGACTTCCCCGCCCCGGTTTCCCCGGTGAGGATATTAAGGCCCCCCTCAAAGGATACCGAAAGATTGTCGATCAGGGCGTAGTTGCGAACATTAAGTTCCTCAAGCATGGCCCACCTCGCCGGTTAAGGATCCGCCGGACCAGTTGAGCTTGGTACGCAGCGCCCGGTAAAAGCCCTCCCGGTCCGAAGCAATGAGCAGGGCGTCCCGGGGCGCCCGGCGTATGAAGATCCGGTCCCGGGGTTCCAGGGATTCCGTAACCTGGCCATCCACGGTGAGGAGTATGCCGCTCCGCTGTTCGCTTTCCAGTTCCACGATCACCGTTTCGTGGGCGGGTACCACCATAGGGCGGTTGGACAGGGTAAAGGGACAAAGGGGGTTGATAATCACCGCCGCCAGTTCCGGGTCCAGAATGGGCCCCCCGGCGGCTACCGAGTAGGCGGTGGAACCGGTGGGAGTAGCCACGATAAGTCCATCGGACCGGTAATGCCCCAGGCGTATGGGGTCCCCCTTGCCGGGCTCCGAAACGGATTCAACCCCCATGCTTAAAAGCTTGGCTATCCCCAGGGCGGAAATCACCGCATCGTTCAGACAGGTATCCCGGGCTATGGTTTTACCCTGCCGTTCTACCCGAACCTCCAACATGAGCCGGCGGGAAAGGGCCGCCTCCCCCCGGAGCCATGCCTCAAAAACCTGTACCCATGCCTCCGGGTGGACTGCGGCGATAAAGCCCAGGGAGCCCAGGTTTACCGGGAAAATAGGAACCCCCAGGGGCGCCAGAGTCCGGGCAGCGTAGAGGACCGTGCCGTCCCCGCCCAGGCTGAAACAGCAATCGTACTCCCCATCGGGTTTAAAATCACCCTGGCCATCGAAGAAAAAGGAGTGGGTTTTTATATCCCGGCGGCGCAGTTCCGTCTCAATCGTTTTGCCCAGGGACCGGGAGTTTTCTTTGAGGATGTTAACAATCAACAATGCCCGTTTGATTTCTCCCATCCTGCGATCCTTACTTATGGAAGGGTCAGAATGAGCTTGGAGACCTTCTCTATATCCGGCCCGCTGAGCCGGGGGTAGAGGGGAAAGAGGGCAGTCCTGAGAGACAGGGAATAGGATTCCGGACAAAGTTCGGTAGGAACCTGGCCGGCGCCCATAAGGCTATCCTCCAGGGCGCTTTCCACGGCGATATCCTTCCGCTTGGCATAGGCCTTTACATCCTTCATGCCGGTCTCCAGGACCAGGGAGAAGGCGTAGTTATTGTATTCGAAGGTATCATTTTGAACAAAACGCTTGTGCCGGGTGCGGAGACTCGCCTGGGCATAGAGCTTGGCGATTTCCCTCCGTTTTTCCAGGTTCCGCGACGCTTCCCGGAACTGGACCACCGCCATGGCGGCGTTCATATCCGGTAACCCGTACTCCGGGGGCAGTTCCGCATAGTTCCGCAGTACCCCCGCATCCCGGCGGCTCATGGCGTAGAGCAGGGCCCCTCCCCCGGCGGTAAGCAGGTCCTTTTCTTCCAGCCCCAGTATGGTGAGCGCCCCGGAAGGATAGGGCGGCTCCGGCGGAGCTTGGGTAGCGGCAGCCTCGGCGGCAGCGGCTTCAGCAGCGGCGGGACCCAGGGGCCGTTCGGCGGACAGGGCGCCATAGCTCTGGGACCGGTCTTCAATAACAGGCAGCCCCAGGCCAAGGATGCCGGCCATATCCGGCACATAGCCCAGGGTATGGTGCAGAACAATGCACCGGGCAACTGGCCCGCCGGGCCGGGAACGGGCAGCCTCAATGGTTTCCGGGCCCATGGAGGCCGACGAGGGCATCACATCCGCATAAACGGGAACCAGGCCGAGATCTTCGATCACCTGTTTGTAATATCTTGGGGAAAGGGCGGAAATAATCACCCCCTGTCCCTGCTCTAAATTGAGGGTACGCAGGGCAAGGAAAAGAGCGATAGCGGGACTCCGCAGGGCCAGGGAATAATCAAACTGAAGCCGTTCCTTGGCAATCTGAACAAGATGTTGGGCGTGTTCCCCGGGACCGATCTTATCCTCCACCAGGGCGGTAAGAACCGCGTCCATCTCTTTCCGCCTGATGGTCGGAGAGTAAACTTCAATTTTCATGTAATTACCTCGGGTGTCGGAGGACTAAAGTCCATTAGCGTTTATTAAGATCCGCGATTTTCTGTAGTTCCTTAGCATTAAAGAGGTCCCGTATATTCAGGATGATAAGGTACCCATGATCCTGCCGGACGACTCCCTTTATATACTCCGCCCCAATACCGCTGAGCATCTGGGGCGGCGGCTGAATTTCTTCCTTCTCAATAGTCACCACCCGGGAAACCCGGTCTATGATTACCCCCAGTTTCATCCCATCGATATCGAGGATAATAAAACCGGACAGCAATTCATCTTCCTCGGAGCTAATCATCCTTTTTAGGTGGAACCGTTTATGGAGGTTGATAATCGGAATTATCTCACTGCGGAGATTAAAAATACCTTCAACATAACCAGGAGCATTGGGAATAGCCCTGATTTCCTGGACGCGGACGATTTCTTTTACGTCCATTATATTAATCCCGTATAATTCTTCCCCAAGCTGAAAGGTAACTAATTGATTCTGGTCAGCCATTGCAACTCCTGGCGGTTCCTATTGAAACCGCATTGTTCCTTACCATCTACTGTACTATCGAAATCATCTTTCTTCAAGTCTTTCGGGATAATTCGCCGACTTATTCAAGAAAAAGCGTGTGGGCAGCGCAAATTGCCGAAGCCAGGGCGTCTGCGGCGTGATCCGGTTTCGGGATATCCTCCAGCCCCAGGATAAACCTGACCATTTCCTGAACCTGGGATTTATCCGCCCTAGCCGCCCCGGTTACGGCCTGCTTTATCGCATTGGGGGTAAATTCCCGTACCCGCAGCCCCCATTCCGCCAGGGCCATACCGAGCACCCCCCGGGCTTCCGCCACCGGCATGGCGCTGGACACATTCCTGGCGAAATAAAGGGTTTCCATGGCGGATTCGGCAGGCTCATAGGCCGCCAGGACCTCTTTAAATGCCGTATAAATCGAAAAAAGGCGTTCCGCCTGGGGGCGATCCGCCTTGGTTTCAATACATCCATGGGCGATATGCCGAATCCGGCTGCCCCCAATCTCCACAAGCCCCCAGCCGACGGAGGACAAGCCCGGGTCGACCCCCAGGATACGGCGTACCTTCCCGGTCCGCGCCGCCTGCCCGGCTAGGGCCAGCAGCCCGGACTTCTTACTCCGACTCAAAACCTTCGGGTATTTCCAGGTTGGAATACACGTTCTGCACGTCCTCGTTTTCTTCCAGCCTATCGATAAGCTTGACCACCTTGCCGGTGGCATCCCCCTCAAGGGCTACCTCGGCTTCGGCAACCATGCTCACCTCGGCGCTCATGGTCTCGATACCCTTTTCGTTTATCACGGTAAGCACCGACTCAAAGTCTTCCGGGGAGGTGGTAATCTCGATAATCCCATCGGAAAGGGCCACATCCTCGGCGCCGCCGTCAATAGCGATCTCCATGATCTGGTCTTCGGTATACTTGTCCCCATCAACGGTGATGATCCCCTGGCGCTTGAAGAGCCGGGAAACCGATCCGGAGGTGGCAAGCTGCCCACCCGCCCGGGTCAGCATATTGCGTATATCCGCGGCAGCCCGGTTTTTATTGTCCGTCAGGACCTCGATAAAGATCGCCACCCCGCCGGGGGCATAGGCTTCGTAGATCAGCTCTTCGTAGTTGACCCCTTCCAACTCGCCGGTACCCTTTTTGATGGCCCTGTCGATGTTATCCTTGGGCATATTAGCGCCCCGGGCCTTGAGAATAGCGGTCCGTAAACGCGGATTTGCGTCGGGACTCCCCCCGCCCATCCTGGCGGCAATGGATATTTCCTTGATCAGCTTGGTAAAAATTTGGCCGCGTTTTGCATCGGCGGCGCCTTTTGCGTGCTTAATAGTCGCCCATTTACTATGGCCGGACATGATAACTCCTTGTAAGTCTTATATTTGGTTAGTGTAGCAAGAAAGCGGCGCTCTGTCCAGTGGGTGGGAAATATCCCTTTTTCTTTGTACTTTGTCGGCAAAACGGGCGTGGGGAGTGGTGCACCCGTCTTCATGTGCATGTAGAATTCACTTACGGAGCCCCTTCGGGTCTCCTCCAGTGAGGAATTCCATATACATGAAGGCGGGCGTACCCCTCCCCACGCCCGCCGATGTCACATAATAAGAAGAAGGGGTATTTACCGGGGGGATCACATACTGGAGTGGCACCTTTAGGAGGTATTCGATGAAAAATTTTGCAGTAACCCTGTTTTTTTACTGCCCTTTCCTTCCCGGTATGCGGCCAGTCCGGAGATAAAACAGCGGCCGGCGGCGCTGCGTTGCCTATGAACAGGGCTTAGGCTGGGCGGGCAGGGCTGCCAAAATTTCGTATTGTCCCTTGAAATCAGGATAGGCCGGGTTTTAACCTCTGGATATTTCACAAAGGTAATAAAAAAACCGGTCTATTACTAAACCGGTCAATATCAAAGGAATAATAGGATATAATTATTCAAAAAAAGAGTCTTGAATAACAACATTTATAATTTGTTTACCATCACAGATTCCAACTATGGTGATTGTTTGTCCCTTGTCCAGATCACCAAGTTTTTCTGCTTCAGCTGTTTTGAAATAAACTTGTACCCCAGTCATTCCATACGCATCGGCATTAAACTTTATATATGCCTTATCCAAAATATCTTTTCCGATGTCGCCAACCTCGCCACTGATCCTAACGGCCTTGCCTTTATAGTTTGTATAAGCTTTAATTTCGTTGCTTTCATAGGCATCATAAAGTTCTTTGGGCGATATAGTAATTGCTTCAGAAGCCATTTTAGCAGCATCCTGTCCGCCAGTTGCATCCCTAACGGCATCCTTTACCAACTTGCTATCACTAGCAACGTCTACGACAGCTTTAGTAACTGCTGTACAGGTATATACCGAATACCCAATAACAATGGCGATGATGGCGGCGGAAAACGCCCTTGCGCAGTTGCAGGAGACTGTCGCCGCCAACA
The window above is part of the Treponema primitia ZAS-1 genome. Proteins encoded here:
- a CDS encoding chemotaxis protein CheW, yielding MADQNQLVTFQLGEELYGINIMDVKEIVRVQEIRAIPNAPGYVEGIFNLRSEIIPIINLHKRFHLKRMISSEEDELLSGFIILDIDGMKLGVIIDRVSRVVTIEKEEIQPPPQMLSGIGAEYIKGVVRQDHGYLIILNIRDLFNAKELQKIADLNKR
- a CDS encoding OB-fold protein, which gives rise to MERVFSTASATTRSMLAATVSCNCARAFSAAIIAIVIGYSVYTCTAVTKAVVDVASDSKLVKDAVRDATGGQDAAKMASEAITISPKELYDAYESNEIKAYTNYKGKAVRISGEVGDIGKDILDKAYIKFNADAYGMTGVQVYFKTAEAEKLGDLDKGQTITIVGICDGKQIINVVIQDSFFE
- the ruvC gene encoding crossover junction endodeoxyribonuclease RuvC, which produces MSRSKKSGLLALAGQAARTGKVRRILGVDPGLSSVGWGLVEIGGSRIRHIAHGCIETKADRPQAERLFSIYTAFKEVLAAYEPAESAMETLYFARNVSSAMPVAEARGVLGMALAEWGLRVREFTPNAIKQAVTGAARADKSQVQEMVRFILGLEDIPKPDHAADALASAICAAHTLFLE
- a CDS encoding YebC/PmpR family DNA-binding transcriptional regulator, coding for MSGHSKWATIKHAKGAADAKRGQIFTKLIKEISIAARMGGGSPDANPRLRTAILKARGANMPKDNIDRAIKKGTGELEGVNYEELIYEAYAPGGVAIFIEVLTDNKNRAAADIRNMLTRAGGQLATSGSVSRLFKRQGIITVDGDKYTEDQIMEIAIDGGAEDVALSDGIIEITTSPEDFESVLTVINEKGIETMSAEVSMVAEAEVALEGDATGKVVKLIDRLEENEDVQNVYSNLEIPEGFESE
- the recN gene encoding DNA repair protein RecN produces the protein MLEELNVRNYALIDNLSVSFEGGLNILTGETGAGKSIIVGALSFLLGAKADISVIRTGSEEASVSAVVSIREDNRDVLDWLASRDIAAEDGRIIVRRNIKTSGRSSIYIQDAPLSRNDLEQCMGLLFDLHGQHSHESLLHKEIHRKYLDRFAGLENEAAQFNGIFLNLADKKRTLETSAANERDRDARLEILRYSIEEIDKAAVKNGESRELETESKRLASFEKLAGQVNTAAAALFEDEPSVLSLGRRVRTAMDNAATIDGELSAMQQRMENLYYEAEDLAEEFRSYRDVLRYEPGRLEEVEERLALLYRLRKKYGGGAASGAEEDGILAYRNAAEAEIDALSNAEENRGKLGAEIALLEKDLAGRASALGAKRRSAAAKLGDRISVILKSLGMPNACFEVGVNNRGQEQQKTSMVIGPWGAEDVEFLISANAGEPLKDLSRIASGGELSRVMLAIKTALTGEHTGAVSDSQRISDSKRISDSQETLVFDEIDTGIGGEVALAVGDYLRKIGGIKQIFCVTHLASIAVRADNHLKVEKKTGGGRTTTVISVLAADTLRGEIARMLAGDAGGAAALAHADELLKKYKK
- a CDS encoding NAD(+)/NADH kinase, translating into MGEIKRALLIVNILKENSRSLGKTIETELRRRDIKTHSFFFDGQGDFKPDGEYDCCFSLGGDGTVLYAARTLAPLGVPIFPVNLGSLGFIAAVHPEAWVQVFEAWLRGEAALSRRLMLEVRVERQGKTIARDTCLNDAVISALGIAKLLSMGVESVSEPGKGDPIRLGHYRSDGLIVATPTGSTAYSVAAGGPILDPELAAVIINPLCPFTLSNRPMVVPAHETVIVELESEQRSGILLTVDGQVTESLEPRDRIFIRRAPRDALLIASDREGFYRALRTKLNWSGGSLTGEVGHA
- a CDS encoding DegT/DnrJ/EryC1/StrS family aminotransferase, whose amino-acid sequence is MKIEVYSPTIRRKEMDAVLTALVEDKIGPGEHAQHLVQIAKERLQFDYSLALRSPAIALFLALRTLNLEQGQGVIISALSPRYYKQVIEDLGLVPVYADVMPSSASMGPETIEAARSRPGGPVARCIVLHHTLGYVPDMAGILGLGLPVIEDRSQSYGALSAERPLGPAAAEAAAAEAAATQAPPEPPYPSGALTILGLEEKDLLTAGGGALLYAMSRRDAGVLRNYAELPPEYGLPDMNAAMAVVQFREASRNLEKRREIAKLYAQASLRTRHKRFVQNDTFEYNNYAFSLVLETGMKDVKAYAKRKDIAVESALEDSLMGAGQVPTELCPESYSLSLRTALFPLYPRLSGPDIEKVSKLILTLP